The following is a genomic window from Vitis vinifera cultivar Pinot Noir 40024 chromosome 6, ASM3070453v1.
ACATTGTCATCTGTAAATTCAAGGAATGGCCGATTCATCAAGAGGGTCATTTCGGAGAGAGGCTCTACAAAGAGGGCAACTAGACTGAGCTCTCAGCCACTTGTCTACACATTCAGCATGATAAGCGTGGTGACATCTAGGCAACATcttaattttttccttcttttggaATACTCCAAGACAGATAGAGCACTCAGATTCTTTCACAACATGTTTGAATGCATTGGAATCGCCCAATGAACCGTAGAAGAAGATCGGGAAGCTGTCTATGATGGCAGCTTCAAGACCATGACAATCAGCAGGCTGCAGTGTTCTTGCTGCATAGGACAGAGATCTGGAGACAAGATCAGAATGGGCGGCGGAGCGCCGGCGACACAGCCACTGCCCATACAGGAATAAGCAGTTGACGAGGaggatgaaaatgaagaaaatgattgaAAGGAGGAGGACCCGGCTGTGGAAACGGAAGCCTTTGTGGTCGTCGGTGAAGTACCAGTGAAAGGCTTTGGGGTCTTGGGAGGCCATGAAGATAGCTTTGATGGAAAATTTGTTTGGATTAATTGGTGGTAGAGAAGAGAAATAGAGATGATGGGAGAAGAAGCAGCATATATGGGCATCCTGATGCTTGTCACTGCTCCCAAAAGCACTTGTCTTCAAGATAGGCGGCCGCAACTTTTGCTTGGTACCAGTGTTCCATGACTGGTAGGTGCGTTTCTTATCAAACTGTACACATCACTTCATTGATTTGAGTGTATCAAAATCTATCTTTAAATGAAATGATCATGAATCTCAATAATTAAGCTGACCTTAATACATATTTACAAAGTCAATTAAAGCATGGGATTTAGTTACCTTTAAAAAGTCCTTTCAACTAAAAGGAGttaggaaaaaatattaatgtcTCCAGGTAATTCAAAGAATCATGGATGGTTATTGACTCACTGTTTCCATTGTGTGACAAATAATATACAAGTTGTACAGGCCTTATTATCACTATTGGCAAGGTTCTCTCACCTCGCCACTCTTTATATGTATATTTGTCTAACCAAAATAATACAAGGCTTATTGGGGATGACTCTGACTATTTCCCATAGGCCGGCTTGATGTAGTTTtgtttcctttctctttttcctttttctctttttgctgTGGTTCATGCACATGAAATTTTCTAGTCCTACACCCCTGCTGCTTGTAGAAGGCCATGGATGAGTGGTGTTGTGCGTGTGGTGTTGTCTAACATACTGTGTGGACGACAGGGTTGGCCACTACAGCGACAGTTTGGAGTTGTTTGAATCCGAGAAGTTACAAGGGAGATGCACTAGTTCCTTGCATTTGGCGTGGATTTGATAGTGTGGATGTATGATGTGGTTTTAAtggaagtattttttaaatgttttaaaataaataaaatatctttttagaaaaaaaaaacattataagtgttttttttaactttttaaaagtgttttctaattTCTAGCCAACATtcaattttttgtaaaaaaaactagtttttgattagaagtgttttttaaaaatgttgtcAATTGCATGATTGAGTCTGATTACCTACACTCTTAAAAATCGCTTTTAAAGACACTTTGAATCTAGAAttcttaatttagaaaaaatatatatatgctttgatacatatttaaaaaaagaaaaatgagaaactCGCATTTGTAAAAATCAaaacttaatatatttaataaaaaaataattagaatttcaTGTActtttaggttaaaaataatataaaaacactttttaatgatataaatattatctataatttaaataagtactaattttaatcaaatatacaCTAAAATAGTTAATGCTagagtcatatatatatatatatatatatatatatatatatatatatatgaaaaattctACTTATGATATGGAAgaattttttgagttattggATGTGCAAGATTAGATCTTCATAGGTGTGGACCTCGTATTTCTGTTCATATGCTTCCACTCGATGacaaactcattttttattaaaaaaaatatatatttttttagaaaatgacttggagtcgccacttttttttgtttta
Proteins encoded in this region:
- the LOC104879527 gene encoding RING-H2 finger protein ATL64; translation: MASQDPKAFHWYFTDDHKGFRFHSRVLLLSIIFFIFILLVNCLFLYGQWLCRRRSAAHSDLVSRSLSYAARTLQPADCHGLEAAIIDSFPIFFYGSLGDSNAFKHVVKESECSICLGVFQKKEKIKMLPRCHHAYHAECVDKWLRAQSSCPLCRASLRNDPLDESAIP